DNA from Coleofasciculus chthonoplastes PCC 7420:
AACTGCTGCGCCAGACTCGCCCGACGGCGGTAAATCTATTTTGGGCGATCGCGCGGATGTTGAAAACTGCCCATGAAACCATTGGTTCAGTGGATCAGTTAAAAACCGCACTGTTAGTAACCGCCCAAGGGATTCAGGTTGAAGATTTAGAGATCTGTAAAGCGATCGGGGATAATGGGTTGGCGGCTATGCCCGCGACTCCAGAAAAATTATGTATTCTTACCTATTGCAATGCGGGTTCCCTCGCCACAGCCGGCTATGGTACAGCCTTGGGAGTCGTGCGTTCAACCTGGCGCGAGAAGCGGTTAGCCAGAATTTATGCGTGTGAAACTCGTCCCCGGTTGCAAGGGGCAAAACTGACGGCGTGGGAATGTGTACAAGAGGGAATCCCAGTAACGTTAATTACCGATAATATGGCAGCCCATTGTATGCATCAGGGATTAATTGATGCGGTGATGGTGGGTGCAGATAGAATTGCTGCCAATGGAGATACGGCGAATAAAATTGGCACCTATAGTGTGGCATTACTCGCCAAAGCCCATAATATTCCCTTCTTTGTCGCCGCCCCCCTATCTACAGTTGACTTTGACTTACCCACAGGCGATTTAATTCCGATTGAAGAACGCCATCCCTCAGAAATTTATCAAATCGGTGAGACGGTGACATGTCCTACAGGGGTGGAATTTTATAATCCAGGGTTTGATGTCACGCCAGCCGAGTTAATTTCAGCCATTATTACCGAAAAAGGGGCGATGCGTCCAGAAGAGTTGCAGCAATTTCGCGTGAAGCAGTTGGCTTGATGGTTGGGTTAACCGGGATTTATACTATCCGCAGTCGTTAAAGTGGCAACATACGAAAAACCTCAGCGCTTTCTGTGAAAGGCTGAGGACAAGTATCAGGGTGTATGCTTTTCTCCTTCAGGCAGAGTTATTTGGTTGATGACTGCATCTGGAGTCTTGCTACTTATTATATTGGCTCATAAGCTAGACGATCTTCTAGATCAGTTCTGACGCAGTTTGCTCTTGATCTAAAACTGATCTTGACAAAATAGTCATTTGTCATTTCTCGTACCCGCTGCCCTTGAGAAGCACGCTACGTCCTTTGTTTCAAATCTAAACGACAAGAGGGCGGGTTTTGTTGATCAGTTATCGGTATACCCGTCAATTAAATGGCTAAACCCGCCCCTACAATACCCTCAATTACACTGAGAAACGTTAGTAAAGTCTTCCGGGGTGGGGGCAAAATTAACGGTTCCTGTATTAGTTTGAGGGAGATTATCGAGATTAACGACCTCGAATGTGCCATTATTACGCTGAAGCTGGAACTCTGTTGTGCTGGTATTCTCAGTGAGGGCTAGGCAGAAGCTGCGATCGCTATTGAGTACGGCATTAAATCCCGGAACAGCATTTTTATCCAAAATTGTCAACTCTACATCGGCAAGAGTTTCAGCATTGCCATTCGTTTGCAAAAAGATACCCTGACTGGCATTATCCGTAACCATGGTATTGTTAATCCGATAATCTTGCACCGAGACAGCATTTCCCTGGACAAAAATGCCTTGACCTCCATCCGTTTCACTGGTGGGAGTTGTACCGCTAATTGTACTGGTTTCAATCTCAAACTCCTGGCGGCTATTATTATTCGCCGATACGAAAATCCCCTGACCTGTGCTATTACTAATTTGCACATTACTAATCTGAAACCGTTGCTGAGATTGGAGTTCGGGATTCTTCTCATCCCCATTCGCCCCAACAAAAATACCTTGACCCTGACTATCACTAATTTGGACATTATCAATCGTGAAGTCTTGCTGGGCAATGCTATTGGCTTGGACAAAAACCCCTTGACCGCCACTGTCGAGATTATTCAATGTCGTATCATTAATCGTACTATTTGTAATCTCAAACTTTTGAGTGCTATTGTTATTAGCGCTCATGAAAATTCCCTGACCTGTACTCTCACGAATCTGGGCATCTGTGATGGCAAACTCTTGCCGTGATTGTACACTGAGGTCATTTTCATCTCCATTCGTTGTCACAAAAATACCCTGTCCAGCATTGTTGGTTATCGTGGGACTATCAATCTGAAACTCCTGGACTGCCATACGATTACCTTGCACAAAAATTCCTTGTCCACCTTCGCCTTGGGCGTCGAGTTCAATATTGCGAATCGTGCTGCTATCGATATTAAAGACTTGTTCACTGTTATTGTTGGCGGCAATAAAAATTCCCTGACCTACAGTATCACTCACTTCCGTGCCATTTAATTTAAACTCCTGTCTCGATTGAACCGTTAAGTCCTTTTCATCACCATTGGTAGCAATTAAAATACCTTGTCCAGCGCTATTTGTGACTGTGGTATCGTTGAGGGTGAAATCTTGAACAGCGACGCGATTTCCCTGAATAAAGACGCCTTGCCCGCCATCCCCATTACTGCCGAGGCGAGTCTGGTTAATGGTACTGGCATCAATGTCAAAGGTTTGCTCACTGTTATTATTAGCGGCGATGAAAATCCCTTGTCCTGTACTCTCACTAACGGTGGCGTTGCTGAGGTTAAAATTTTGGATAGATTGCTGCATCAAGTCATTTTCGTTACCATTGGCGGCGATAAAGATGCCTTGACCTGCACTTTCAGTAACCGTTAAGGTTTCCAGAGTCAAGGTTTGCTGGGCGCTGGCATTGGCTTGCAGGAAAAGACCTTGACCACCATCCCCATTTTCATCCAAGACGGTGTTACTAATACTTGTATTTAAAACGTCAAAGACTTGACGACTATTATTATTCCCAGCCAGATAAAATCCTTGACCGACACTATTAGTAATTTGATTATTGGTTGCGGTTAATTGCTGTTGCACCTCACCAGAGGATTGAATAAAAACACCTTGACCACCACTGTCACTGATTTGATTACTATCTAGGGTGAGTTCTTGTTGAGTGGTTCCCGATGCTTGAATAAAAACGCCCTGCTGACCACTATTTGTGATAACATTACGAGCGATCGCACTGGTTCCAGTTACATCGATGAGACTAATCCCTTGTCCTGTGGCATTGGTGATGCGGTTATCTTGAATCGTCACATTCTCAATAGCCGCGCCTTGGATACCATTCCCCGTGGCATTCGCGATCGCAAAGCCGGTCAGGGTCGTATTATTGGCTAGGGTTACTGTTCCTGTAATCGTGGGAAACTCACCGCTTCCCGATAAGGGTAACTGAAGCGTACCTAGTTGCTGAGTATCAATGTATTGGGGTAATGCTGCTGAGAGTACCGTTACTCCATCAGCAAACTGAAACCCTTCTGTCTCAGATGTCGTACCCACTTGCACATAAACAATATCATCAGCTTGTGCCACACTCAATGCATCTTGCACTGTCCCAAACGGTGTTTCAAACGTACCATTTCCGGTACTCCTCCCCAACGTGACCTGTTGAAACTGCCAAGGTTGACCCGTTTGGGGATTTATCGCCGCAACTTGCTCATTTTCGGTTTGTTCATCAACAACAATGGTGGCGATACGTCCCACCGATTCCCCCATACGCGCAAAAGCGCTACCTGATTCAACCCCACGGGGACGAGTTCCAGGAAAGGTTGCGCCTAAACTGAGGACAATCCGAGTGTCAAAGATTTGGTCAGTTTGCACTGATAAACCCAGATTCAGATAATCCGTAGGATGTGCTTCCAATCGCCCTCGAATCCCAATCGCATTATCTGTTCCCTCCCCACCATAGTAATAAAACCCTGCATATCCCCGTAAATCTCCCGCCCCTAATCGCAATAACCGTCCCCCCGCTTCAATATCAAATCCCGCCATTGCTGCTTCAAAGCGCTGGCGATGATTGAGAAGTAAATTATTCTCCTGAAATCCGCGCAGGGAGAACGACTCATCCACCTCTGGGCGGCGTTCACCAACTGGCAAATACGCATTCACCCGCAAATCCCAATCGTCTCCTAGTCGTTCAAACCCTGCACCAATTTGGTGAAACAAGCTGTTTCCGGTATCGCGGGTATCGTAGGAAAGATAGCCTCCGAGAATCCGGTTTTGCGTGGAATTGTAAAATCGTTGTCCCAGAAGAATCGTTCCGCCCATCGTGGAGTCGGTGAACAGGCGTAATTGCCCTTCCAGAAATGTCACGGTACTTCCGGGATTCTGAGTAATCGGAACAAAGCCTTCCAGACTAAAAAATGGGTCTTGATAGCCGGCTCCTTCGCTGGTAAACTGGCCGCCTATACGGGGTAAGACTCTCAAATCTGTGGCAGTTCCTTCAGTCAGTGAACGGGGCGTATCGGTTTCCGACTCAAGGGTTTGGGCAATGACAGGCGAAGTTAACCCTCCAGAAACAAGTAATCCAACACAGAGGGCTTGAGCTGAGATTTTCATTAATCAGAGGGTGAGTACAATCGTCACCCCCTCTTACAGTTATCGCTTTCGGGAATCCGGCAAAGGGGATTATGGGTTGAAGTTTTGTTAAGTTATGTCGCCAAAAAAAAATCCCCTTTCGGGGACTTTTCCAAGGGTGGGAAAAAGATTTCATCTATATTTTTATTATCTACCCAAGTGGCAGGAGTTGTGTGTAGCTACGATAAAGTTTATATGAAAAATCGATGAAGTTTCTGTAAAGTTGGGTCTGGTCGTTGGTCATGGCTTCTTTGTCCGTTGTTATTGATCCCGATACTTTATCCCTTTTTATTTATCAAAATGGTACCACCCAATAATGGAAAATCCCGTTCTCGATCCACTGAGAACGGGATAAGGAGTGAGATACACTAATTGCAACTTGGGAGTAAGCGATGTATATCGTCTTACCTAGTAGCTTAACTGTTCTCCAGAGGCTTTTGGGATAAGCGTTGATGAAGAATGGCTCGATTTATGTGAAAATTCCGTAAATATGACCAGTATTACAATTCGCATTCCTGAAGATGTGGTCGAGGATCTCATACCGAGTTGCGCTCAAACATAGTAGATAGGAAAATCAGGGGGAGCAGGGGGAGCAGAGGGAGGGAAAGTTATATCTTTGAATGCAACTTGGTATCAAGCCTTACTTTTCACGATTTAAATTGGGTATTAGTAGCGAGCAAGATGCAAAGCCTGCGGCATGGCTTCGCTTAACGCACTACAAGGATTTCGTCATTATTGACATTAAGGTTTAAATGCCGAACAGCTTAGCATCCTTCATAAGTATGGCATCACCTTGCTCAGGACAAATGTACCCTTGCTCCCCCAGCTCTCCCAGCTGACACACCGAGCGAAGTCGAGGTGTTCCCCCGCTCCCCCTCACCACAACACTTATTCAGCAGATCCTCAGTTATCCCCCTTTAACCAGCGTTTGATCAGATTGAAAGGCTATCCTTTGGCAAACGGGGATGTTTTCTACATCCGTTCAAGTACCGAAATACCGAGTAACGATAATCCCAGTTTCAACGTTTGAGCTGTTAGGTCACACAATATTAATCGTGATAGTCTCACGGATTCCTCCGCTTTAAGCACAGGACATTGGTCATAAAATTGACTGAATTTCTCGCTCAGTTCATACAAATACTGACAAAGACGATTAGGCAATAACTCTTGCTCAACTTCTTTAATTACCTCGTTGACTTGTAGTAGATGTTTAGCTAGTGTTGCTTCTTGGTCTTCTTTTAATGAGACTTGAGTAGATGTTCTTAACTGCTCAAAATCAATGCCACCTTTGCGACCAATACTTTGAATCCGGGCATAAGCATACAGCAGATACGGTGCTGTATTTCCTTTGAGCGATAGCATCTTATCGAAGCTAAACACATAGTTGCTGGTGCGATTTTGACTGAGGTCAGCATATTTGACCGCCGCCATACCAACCACTTGAGCCACATGTTCAATGAACTCCTCGGTTTCCTGGCGACCTTCTGCTTGGATGCGAGTTTCGAGATCAGCACGCGCACGCGCGATCGCTTGATCTAATAAATCCCGCAATCGTACTGTCTCTCCAGACCGAGTTTTTAGCTTTTTCCCGTCTTCCCCTAGTACCAATCCAAAGGGAACATGCACGATTTCAACAATCTCCGGTAACCAACCTGCTCGTTGTGCAACCTGAAATACTTGGGCAAAATGATTCGCTTGTCCAGCATCAGTAACATAAATAATCCGCTTTGCCCCATTTTGATCAATCCGGTAGCGTAGTGCGGCTAAGTCAGTTGTGGCATAGTTATAACCCCCATCCGACTTTTGCACAATTAAGGGTAAAGGTTCACCTTTTTTATTCGTAAATCCTTCTAAAAAAACGCATTTAGCACCTTGGTCTTCCACTAATAAGCCTGATTGTTCTAAATCTTTTACGACATCGGGAAGTAAGGGGTTATAGAATGATTCACCCCGTTCGGTGATATGCACATCCAGTAAATCATAAATGACCTGAAATTCCCGCCGGGATTGCTCACACAGCAACTGCCAAGCTCGTTTGGTATCTTCAGCCCCAGCTTGCAGTTTCACGACTTCCTGTCGTGCAGCTTCTTGGAAGACTTCATCGGTATCAAATCGTTTTTTAGCTTGTCGATAAAAGCTGACTAAATCTCCTAAATCAACCGCCTCAGCCGTGGTTAATGCCTCTGGGCAAACTTCCCGAAGATAGGTAATTAACATGCCAAATTGAGTTCCCCAATCTCCGACATGATTGAGGCGCAAGACATCATGATCTCGAAATTCCAAAATACGGGCAATGCAGTCCCCAATAATAGTGGAGCGCAGATGACCGACATGCATTTCTTTAGCAATGTTTGGACTGGAAAAATCCACAACCACTCGTTGGGGCTGTTTGGCGGGTTCTACACCTAAGTGAGGGTGGGTGAGATTCCTATTCAGCTTGGCTTCTAAATAGGCGGGTTTGAGTGTGAAATTAATAAAACCGGGTCCAGCTACTGTGGGGGTGTAGCAGATATCAGCAACATCTAGATGGTTGATCAGCATCTGTGCGATCGCTCGTGGGGGTTGACCTAGCGGTTTTGCCAGAGAGAGTGCCGCATTCGATTGATAATCACCAAATTTGGGGTTACTGGCAGGAACTAACATTGGATCTGTACCTGCCATCGTTTCACCAAAGGCAGCAATTAATGCTTGCTCACATTTGGCTTTTAGTTGTTCCAAGGTTGAAGTCATTGCGCTAGGTAAAGAGTTGAAACGATAAGAGGTTGCCAAGAATTAGGGAGAAATGGCTTAATCAAAATATTAGGGAATGAACTTTAAATGCGATTCTCGTCCAGTAAGTTCATACTTAAATCCAGCCAAGTGGAACGAGTTATGGGGGCACTCGTGGAAATATAGTCTACACCGGTTTGGGCTACAGCACGAATGGTGTCCAGGGTGATATTCCCAGAGGCTTCAATTTTGAGTCGGTCATTTTTGCCGCGAATCTTATGTACCGCCTGTCGCATCCTCTCCAAGGGCATATTGTCCAGCATGATAATGTCAGCCCCCTGCTCTAAGGCTTCTGTCACTTGCTCTAGGGTTTCGGTTTCGACTTCAATCCTTAGGGGGTAGGGCATTTGTTCCCGGATACGAGCGATCGCGTCTTTGATGCTACCTGCTGCCACTATATGATTGTCTTTAATCATCACGGCATCATCTAAGCCGAAACGATGATTAATGGCACCACCAACTTGAGTGGCATATTTTTCCAGCAGTCTTAGCCCAGGGGTAGTTTTACGGGTATCGACGAGTTGAGTCGGAAGATCAGCAAGTTGATCGGCATATTTGCGGGTAAGGGTAGAAATGCCGCTTAAGTGCATCGCTAGGTTGAGAGCCACTCGTTCTCCCATTAAGAGGGTATCCAGAGAGCCATGTAAACGAGCAATGACCTGTCCAGGATGACAGTCTTCCCCTTCAGCTACAACGGCAACAAAACTGGTTTGATCACTTAAGAGTTGGAAGATCCGTTTCGCGATCGGCAATCCAGCAATCACTCCCCCTGCTTTAGCCGTCCATTCGGCTTGGACAATTTTGTCTGGGGCTTCCCACAAGCCTTGAGTAGTGCGATCGCCTCGACCGATATCCTCTAACAACCAGTTCTGGAGGATCGGATCTAGCAGGATCAATGGCGGTAAAGCTCTCATCTGAACAAACAGGGGTAATTTTCTCAAGCTGGTCGGGTTAGCTCTAGATTTAACATAGCTCAGATTGCCCTCTGGGAAAGGGTTTTTGACTTCTCCAAAAAAAATTTGAAAAAAAGGTTGACAACTCCAGAAATAGCCACTACATTGGTAAATGCGCTTGAAACGGAGTTCACTCCATATCCAAGCGTCCGAACCAAGACAAATCAATAG
Protein-coding regions in this window:
- the nadC gene encoding carboxylating nicotinate-nucleotide diphosphorylase: MRALPPLILLDPILQNWLLEDIGRGDRTTQGLWEAPDKIVQAEWTAKAGGVIAGLPIAKRIFQLLSDQTSFVAVVAEGEDCHPGQVIARLHGSLDTLLMGERVALNLAMHLSGISTLTRKYADQLADLPTQLVDTRKTTPGLRLLEKYATQVGGAINHRFGLDDAVMIKDNHIVAAGSIKDAIARIREQMPYPLRIEVETETLEQVTEALEQGADIIMLDNMPLERMRQAVHKIRGKNDRLKIEASGNITLDTIRAVAQTGVDYISTSAPITRSTWLDLSMNLLDENRI
- the mtnA gene encoding S-methyl-5-thioribose-1-phosphate isomerase, whose amino-acid sequence is MPSNPVYPIVWRDDRVLLIDQTRLPHNYTVVEIKCCEDMARAIRTMIVRGAPAIGVAAAYGMYLGARDIKTADRETFVTELEEVAKLLRQTRPTAVNLFWAIARMLKTAHETIGSVDQLKTALLVTAQGIQVEDLEICKAIGDNGLAAMPATPEKLCILTYCNAGSLATAGYGTALGVVRSTWREKRLARIYACETRPRLQGAKLTAWECVQEGIPVTLITDNMAAHCMHQGLIDAVMVGADRIAANGDTANKIGTYSVALLAKAHNIPFFVAAPLSTVDFDLPTGDLIPIEERHPSEIYQIGETVTCPTGVEFYNPGFDVTPAELISAIITEKGAMRPEELQQFRVKQLA
- the argS gene encoding arginine--tRNA ligase translates to MTSTLEQLKAKCEQALIAAFGETMAGTDPMLVPASNPKFGDYQSNAALSLAKPLGQPPRAIAQMLINHLDVADICYTPTVAGPGFINFTLKPAYLEAKLNRNLTHPHLGVEPAKQPQRVVVDFSSPNIAKEMHVGHLRSTIIGDCIARILEFRDHDVLRLNHVGDWGTQFGMLITYLREVCPEALTTAEAVDLGDLVSFYRQAKKRFDTDEVFQEAARQEVVKLQAGAEDTKRAWQLLCEQSRREFQVIYDLLDVHITERGESFYNPLLPDVVKDLEQSGLLVEDQGAKCVFLEGFTNKKGEPLPLIVQKSDGGYNYATTDLAALRYRIDQNGAKRIIYVTDAGQANHFAQVFQVAQRAGWLPEIVEIVHVPFGLVLGEDGKKLKTRSGETVRLRDLLDQAIARARADLETRIQAEGRQETEEFIEHVAQVVGMAAVKYADLSQNRTSNYVFSFDKMLSLKGNTAPYLLYAYARIQSIGRKGGIDFEQLRTSTQVSLKEDQEATLAKHLLQVNEVIKEVEQELLPNRLCQYLYELSEKFSQFYDQCPVLKAEESVRLSRLILCDLTAQTLKLGLSLLGISVLERM
- a CDS encoding right-handed parallel beta-helix repeat-containing protein; its protein translation is MKISAQALCVGLLVSGGLTSPVIAQTLESETDTPRSLTEGTATDLRVLPRIGGQFTSEGAGYQDPFFSLEGFVPITQNPGSTVTFLEGQLRLFTDSTMGGTILLGQRFYNSTQNRILGGYLSYDTRDTGNSLFHQIGAGFERLGDDWDLRVNAYLPVGERRPEVDESFSLRGFQENNLLLNHRQRFEAAMAGFDIEAGGRLLRLGAGDLRGYAGFYYYGGEGTDNAIGIRGRLEAHPTDYLNLGLSVQTDQIFDTRIVLSLGATFPGTRPRGVESGSAFARMGESVGRIATIVVDEQTENEQVAAINPQTGQPWQFQQVTLGRSTGNGTFETPFGTVQDALSVAQADDIVYVQVGTTSETEGFQFADGVTVLSAALPQYIDTQQLGTLQLPLSGSGEFPTITGTVTLANNTTLTGFAIANATGNGIQGAAIENVTIQDNRITNATGQGISLIDVTGTSAIARNVITNSGQQGVFIQASGTTQQELTLDSNQISDSGGQGVFIQSSGEVQQQLTATNNQITNSVGQGFYLAGNNNSRQVFDVLNTSISNTVLDENGDGGQGLFLQANASAQQTLTLETLTVTESAGQGIFIAANGNENDLMQQSIQNFNLSNATVSESTGQGIFIAANNNSEQTFDIDASTINQTRLGSNGDGGQGVFIQGNRVAVQDFTLNDTTVTNSAGQGILIATNGDEKDLTVQSRQEFKLNGTEVSDTVGQGIFIAANNNSEQVFNIDSSTIRNIELDAQGEGGQGIFVQGNRMAVQEFQIDSPTITNNAGQGIFVTTNGDENDLSVQSRQEFAITDAQIRESTGQGIFMSANNNSTQKFEITNSTINDTTLNNLDSGGQGVFVQANSIAQQDFTIDNVQISDSQGQGIFVGANGDEKNPELQSQQRFQISNVQISNSTGQGIFVSANNNSRQEFEIETSTISGTTPTSETDGGQGIFVQGNAVSVQDYRINNTMVTDNASQGIFLQTNGNAETLADVELTILDKNAVPGFNAVLNSDRSFCLALTENTSTTEFQLQRNNGTFEVVNLDNLPQTNTGTVNFAPTPEDFTNVSQCN